A region of Capra hircus breed San Clemente chromosome 11, ASM170441v1, whole genome shotgun sequence DNA encodes the following proteins:
- the UNC50 gene encoding protein unc-50 homolog, whose translation MLPSTSVTSPVQGNGVLSSRDAARHTAGAKRYKYLRRLFRFRQMDFEFAAWQMLYLFTSPQRVYRNFHYRKQTKDQWARDDPAFLVLLSIWLCVSTIGFGFVLDMGFFETIKLLLWVVFIDCVGVGLLISTLMWFISNKYLVKRQSRDYDVEWGYAFDVHLNAFYPLLVILHFIQLFFINHVILTDTFIGYLVGNTLWLVAVGYYIYVTFLGYSALPFLKNTVILLYPFAPLILLYGLSLALGWNFTHTLCSFYKYRVK comes from the exons ATGTTACCAAGTACTTCGGTGACTTCCCCCGTGCAGGGGAACGGAGTGTTGAGTTCCAGGGATGCAGCCAGACACACAGCGGGAGCAAAACGCTACAAATACCTGAGGAGGCTTTTCCGTTTCCGGCAGATGGACTTTGAGTTTGCTGCCTGGCAGATGCTCTACCTGTTCACTTCCCCACAGAGAGTTTATAGAAACTTTCACTATAGGAAGCAGACGAAAGATCAGTGGGCCAGGGATGACCCAGCTTTCTTGGTCCTGTTAAGTATCTGGCTCTGTG TGTCCACGATAGGATTTGGCTTTGTGCTGGACATGGGGTTTTTTGAGACGATAAAGCTGCTCCTTTGGGTGGTATTCATAGACTGCGTAGGCGTCGGTCTTCTCATATCAACCTTAATGTG GTTTATCTCCAATAAGTATTTAGTGAAACGGCAGAGCAGAGACTATGATGTGGAGTGGGGCTATGCCTTTGACGTGCATCTGAATGCTTTTTATCCTCTCTTGGTCATTCTGCATTTTATACAGCTTTTTTTCATCAACC ATGTCATCCTAACAGACACATTTATTGGATATTTAGTGGGAAATACCTTATGGTTGGTTGCCGTTGGCTACTATATCTATGTAACTTTCTTAGGATACAGTG CACTGCCATTTTTGAAAAACACGGTGATCCTTCTCTACCCGTTTGCGCCTCTCATCCTGCTCTACGGACTCTCACTAGCCCTGGGCTGGAACTTCACCCACACGCTCTGCTCCTTCTACaagtacagagtgaagtga